A stretch of Gasterosteus aculeatus chromosome 4, fGasAcu3.hap1.1, whole genome shotgun sequence DNA encodes these proteins:
- the mybpc1 gene encoding myosin-binding protein C, slow-type isoform X4: MPEPTKRDETANGQPEEAVAEGKEPVETDGKKPEPEPLQAVVAREPSPALKGSNQPQPGGVGVKEQVESGSSAVKEEGPCSPPPTDDDAAASTPSPTPRAEDANSLKKLSIELPNDSVPAMGRKDSVWSLGDGQGPEDLDKPVDTPPRSTLLIESPQSAVILVGGDITFVAKVEAKDLLRKPTIKWFKGKWMDLASKTGKHLQLKETFDRLTKIHTFEMHIVKAKDNYAGNYRCEVTYKDKFDSCSFDLEVKEAEQGSQNIDIRSAFKRSSEGQEDAGELDFSGLLKHREPKQEDDVPEVDVWDILKNARPDQYEKIAFTYGITDLRGLLRRMKKVKKEVKKSEAFAKKLDPAYQADKGGKIRLVVDLADPTVDLKWYKNGQEIRSSPNQRKYIFEHKGTQRIMVINNCSMNDDAAYSVAAGDEKCSTELFVKELPVKIVKDIEAVKTTVNERVELECEVSEEGAQVKWMKNGVEVPTGVRSRYRVKCEGTKHFLVIDDASREDTGTYSVMATGGTSEAHVQVDLKPLKVFRDLEDAKVLLGQPIKLQCEISPGNVPGRWYRNGQLIQPNDRINIVHRNKVHRLEIAAGSLHDAGDYTFVPEGYSQSLSAKIHIFDPPRVHLESLNFPDNTVTIVAGNKLRLEIPISGEPAPRVVWMKGERVILESGNRVRAETCGDQTSLTIDVTEREDIGNYKIVLQNEAGEATASVKIKVVDIPDPPEAPLVPAVGGDWCSMIWEPPKYDGGSPILGYFIERKKKQSSRWMRLNFDQIKETSFEPKKMIEGVPYEVRIFAVNAIGVSKPSEPSKAFTPLAVTSEPTMLVVDDVTDTTVTVKWRPPETIGAAGLDGYLVEYCVEGTDDWQVSNSVLTEKTKYTITGLTTGSKILVRVKAINAAGASSPRTIQHALLVKEVIEPPKIRVPRHLKQTYTRRVGEAVNVVVPFMGKPRPKVTWLKEGTAIDPTHVNIRNTDCDSIVFIRKAERSHSGKYEMTVQVENHVDTAVLDIQVVDLPGPPQCVNIEDVWGGNVALVWTPPKDNGNAQITGYTIQKADKKTMEWYTCIEHYHRTCITIPELVVGNEYFFRIFAENMCGLSETATQTKKSALIVKEGMQLKTHDYNDHDFMEPPKFTQPLINTFAIAGYNATLNCSVRANPRAKVIWMKNKMAILDDPRYRMFSNQGVCTLEIRKPSPYDGGMYTCKAINDLGEAQVDCKLEVKGGFTFYELMKRGVPLHLIDKYMNEKTVEQEK, translated from the exons ATGCCAGAGCCCACGAAGAGAG acGAGACGGCAAACGGCCAGCCTGAAG AAGCGgtagcagaggggaaagagccAGTAGAGACTGATGGGAAGAAACCAGAGCCCGAGCCATTACAAGCTGTGGTGGCTCGGGAACCGAGCCCCGCCTTGAAAGGCTCAAACCAACCACAGCCGGGTGGGGTCGGGGTAAAAGAGCAAGTGGAGTCCGGTAGCTCTGCTGTAAAGGAAGAGGGCCCTTGCTCCCCCCCACCAACTG atgatgatgctgcagcCTCTACCCCGTCCCCAACACCCCGAGCAG AGGACGCCAATTCGCTCAAGAAACTGTCAATTGAGCTGCCTA aTGATAGCGTGCCGGCCATGGGGAGAAAAGACTCAG TGTGGTCTCTGGGAGACGGCCAGGGCCCCGAGGACCTGGACAAGCCCGTGGACACCCCGCCGCGGTCCACCCTGCTGATAGAGAGTCCCCAAAGTGCCGTCATCCTCGTGG GTGGAGACATCACCTTTGTTGCCAAGGTGGAGGCCAAAGATCTCCTCCGCAAACCCACAATCAAGTGGTTCAAAGGAAAATGGATGGATCTGGCTAGCAAGACAGGAAAGCACTTACAGCTGAAAGAAACCTTTGACCGACTGACCAAG ATCCACACATTTGAGATGCACATCGTCAAGGCCAAAGACAACTACGCTGGAAACTACAGGTGTGAAGTCACCTACAAGGACAAGTTTGACAGCTGCTCCTTTGACTTGGAAGTTAAAG AAGCTGAACAGGGCTCACAGAATATTGATATTCGATCGGCTTTCAAAAGAAG CAGTGAAGGACAAGAGGATGCAGGGGAGCTTGACTTTAGTGGTCTCCTTAAACATAG GGAGCCCAAACAGGAGGACGACGTCCCAGAGGTGGACGTGTGGGACATCCTGAAGAACGCCCGGCCGGACCAGTACGAGAAGATTGCCTTCACCTACGGCATCACGGACCTGAGGGGTCTGCTGCGGAGGATGAAGAAGGTGAAGAAAGAGGTGAAGAAAAGCGAAG CTTTCGCAAAGAAACTGGATCCGGCGTATCAGGCGGACAAAGGTGGAAAGATTCGCCTGGTGGTCGACCTGGCCGACCCCACGGTGGACCTGAAGTGGTACAAGAACGGACAGGAAATCAGATCTTCTCCCAA TCAAAGGAA GTACATTTTTGAGCATAAGGGCACACAGAGGATCATGGTTATCAACAACTGCTCCATGAATGATGACGCAGCATATTCTGTAGCTGCAGGAGATGAAAAATGCTCGACAGAGCTGTTTGTCAAAG AGTTGCCAGTGAAGATAGTAAAAGACATTGAGGCGGTGAAGACCACAGTGAACGAGAGGGTTGAGCTGGAGTGCGAGGTGTCAGAAGAAGGTGCTCAGGTGAAATG gatgAAGAACGGCGTCGAGGTTCCAACCGGCGTGCGCTCCAGATACCGAGTTAAGTGTGAAGGAACGAAACACTTCCTGGTGATCGACGACGCCTCCAGGGAGGACACCGGGACGTACTCAGTCATGGCCACCGGTGGCACGTCCGAAGCCCACGTGCAGGTCGACC TCAAACCGTTGAAGGTGTTCCGGGACCTGGAGGATGCGAAGGTCTTGCTCGGTCAGCCCATCAAGCTGCAGTGCGAGATTTCCCCGGGCAACGTGCCCGGCCGTTGGTACAGAAACGGCCAGCTGATCCAGCCCAATGACCGCATCAACATCGTACACCGGAATAA GGTTCATCGCCTTGAGATTGCGGCCGGCTCCCTTCACGATGCAGGAGACTACACTTTTGTTCCCGAGGGATACTCACAGAGCCTCTCTGCCAAAATTCACATCTTTG ACCCGCCGAGGGTGCATTTGGAGAGCTTGAACTTCCCAGACAACACAGTGACAATTGTGGCGGGAAACAAACTTCGCCTGGAGATCCCCATCAGTGGAGAACCGGCCCCCAGGGTGGTGTGGATGAAGGGAGAGAGG gtGATCCTTGAGTCAGGCAATCGCGTCCGCGCTGAGACGTGCGGCGACCAGACCAGCCTGACGATTGACGTCACGGAGCGCGAGGACATTGGCAACTACAAGATTGTCCTGCAGAACGAGGCTGGCGAAGCCACGGCCAGCGTCAAAATCAAGGTTGTGG ACATCCCTGACCCACCAGAGGCTCCCTTGGTACCCGCAGTGGGTGGTGATTGGTGCTCAATGATATGGGAACCGCCCAAATATGATGGGGGTTCACCAATATTAG GTTACTTCATcgagagaaagaagaaacagAGCTCCAGATGGATGAGGCTCAACTTCGACCAGATCAAAGAGACATCATTTGAACCCAAGAAGATGATTGAAGGAGTGCCGTACGAAGTGCGGATCTTTGCGGTCAACGCCATCGGCGTGTCCAAGCCCAGCGAACCGTCCAAAGCCTTTACTCCCCTCG CTGTGACCAGTGAGCCCACCATGCTGGTTGTGGACGATGTCACCGACACAACAGTGACCGTGAAGTGGCGTCCTCCTGAAACCATCGGAGCTGCCGGTCTGGACGGATACTTAGTGGAGTACTGCGTTGAAGGAA CGGATGATTGGCAGGTTTCCAACAGTGTGCTGACGGAGAAGACTAAGTACACCATCACTGGTTTGACTACTGGGAGTAAAATCTTAGTGAGAGTCAAAGCCATCAACGCTGCCGGAGCCAGCTCTCCACGGACCATTCAGCACGCTCTCCTGGTCAAAGAAGTTATTG AACCACCAAAGATCCGCGTCCCCCGACACCTGAAGCAGACGTACACTCGTAGAGTCGGAGAAGCAGTCAACGTCGTTGTGCCGTTTATG GGAAAGCCCAGGCCTAAGGTCACCTGGCTGAAAGAGGGCACGGCCATAGACCCGACCCACGTCAACATCCGCAACACGGACTGTGACAGCATCGTCTTCATCCGTAAAGCGGAGCGCAGCCACTCTGGAAAGTATGAGATGACTGTGCAGGTTGAAAACCACGTGGACACTGCCGTTCTAGACATACAAGTCGTAG ACCTACCTGGGCCTCCTCAGTGTGTGAACATTGAGGACGTTTGGGGAGGAAATGTGGCTCTGGTCTGGACTCCTCCAAAAGACAACGGCAACGCCCAGATAACAGGCTACACCATACAAAAGGCAGACAAGAAGACAATG GAGTGGTACACGTGCATAGAGCATTACCATCGCACCTGCATCACCATCCCAGAGCTGGTGGTGGGGAACGAGTACTTCTTCAGGATCTTTGCAGAGAACATGTGTGGCCTGAGCGAAACTGCCACCCAAACCAAGAAGAGCGCACTCATCGTCAAAGAAG GCATGCAGTTGAAAACGCACGACTACAACGACCACGACTTCATGGAGCCGCCAAAGTTCACGCAGCCGCTGATCAACACTTTTGCCATCGCCGGCTACAACGCAACTCTCAACTGTAGCGTCCGAGCCAACCCGAGG GCCAAAGTGATCTGGATGAAGAACAAGATGGCGATCCTTGACGACCCGCGCTACCGCATGTTTAGCAACCAGGGAGTGTGCACGCTGGAGATCAGGAAGCCCAGCCCCTATGACGGCGGCATGTACACCTGCAAGGCCATCAACGACCTGGGAGAGGCCCAAGTGGACTGCaagctggaggtcaaag
- the mybpc1 gene encoding myosin-binding protein C, slow-type isoform X9, whose product MPEPTKRDETANGQPEESVAPDSNGVLPLPEISLEISPPPEDANSLKKLSIELPNDSVPAMGRKDSVWSLGDGQGPEDLDKPVDTPPRSTLLIESPQSAVILVGGDITFVAKVEAKDLLRKPTIKWFKGKWMDLASKTGKHLQLKETFDRLTKIHTFEMHIVKAKDNYAGNYRCEVTYKDKFDSCSFDLEVKEAEQGSQNIDIRSAFKRSSEGQEDAGELDFSGLLKHREPKQEDDVPEVDVWDILKNARPDQYEKIAFTYGITDLRGLLRRMKKVKKEVKKSEAFAKKLDPAYQADKGGKIRLVVDLADPTVDLKWYKNGQEIRSSPNQRKYIFEHKGTQRIMVINNCSMNDDAAYSVAAGDEKCSTELFVKELPVKIVKDIEAVKTTVNERVELECEVSEEGAQVKWMKNGVEVPTGVRSRYRVKCEGTKHFLVIDDASREDTGTYSVMATGGTSEAHVQVDLKPLKVFRDLEDAKVLLGQPIKLQCEISPGNVPGRWYRNGQLIQPNDRINIVHRNKVHRLEIAAGSLHDAGDYTFVPEGYSQSLSAKIHIFDPPRVHLESLNFPDNTVTIVAGNKLRLEIPISGEPAPRVVWMKGERVILESGNRVRAETCGDQTSLTIDVTEREDIGNYKIVLQNEAGEATASVKIKVVDIPDPPEAPLVPAVGGDWCSMIWEPPKYDGGSPILGYFIERKKKQSSRWMRLNFDQIKETSFEPKKMIEGVPYEVRIFAVNAIGVSKPSEPSKAFTPLAVTSEPTMLVVDDVTDTTVTVKWRPPETIGAAGLDGYLVEYCVEGTDDWQVSNSVLTEKTKYTITGLTTGSKILVRVKAINAAGASSPRTIQHALLVKEVIEPPKIRVPRHLKQTYTRRVGEAVNVVVPFMGKPRPKVTWLKEGTAIDPTHVNIRNTDCDSIVFIRKAERSHSGKYEMTVQVENHVDTAVLDIQVVDLPGPPQCVNIEDVWGGNVALVWTPPKDNGNAQITGYTIQKADKKTMEWYTCIEHYHRTCITIPELVVGNEYFFRIFAENMCGLSETATQTKKSALIVKEGMQLKTHDYNDHDFMEPPKFTQPLINTFAIAGYNATLNCSVRANPRAKVIWMKNKMAILDDPRYRMFSNQGVCTLEIRKPSPYDGGMYTCKAINDLGEAQVDCKLEVKGGFTFYELMKRGVPLHLIDKYMNEKTVEQEK is encoded by the exons ATGCCAGAGCCCACGAAGAGAG acGAGACGGCAAACGGCCAGCCTGAAG AAAGTGTTGCCCCAGACAGTAACGGTGTCCTGCCCCTACCTGAGATTTCCTTGGAGATTTCTCCACCCCCAG AGGACGCCAATTCGCTCAAGAAACTGTCAATTGAGCTGCCTA aTGATAGCGTGCCGGCCATGGGGAGAAAAGACTCAG TGTGGTCTCTGGGAGACGGCCAGGGCCCCGAGGACCTGGACAAGCCCGTGGACACCCCGCCGCGGTCCACCCTGCTGATAGAGAGTCCCCAAAGTGCCGTCATCCTCGTGG GTGGAGACATCACCTTTGTTGCCAAGGTGGAGGCCAAAGATCTCCTCCGCAAACCCACAATCAAGTGGTTCAAAGGAAAATGGATGGATCTGGCTAGCAAGACAGGAAAGCACTTACAGCTGAAAGAAACCTTTGACCGACTGACCAAG ATCCACACATTTGAGATGCACATCGTCAAGGCCAAAGACAACTACGCTGGAAACTACAGGTGTGAAGTCACCTACAAGGACAAGTTTGACAGCTGCTCCTTTGACTTGGAAGTTAAAG AAGCTGAACAGGGCTCACAGAATATTGATATTCGATCGGCTTTCAAAAGAAG CAGTGAAGGACAAGAGGATGCAGGGGAGCTTGACTTTAGTGGTCTCCTTAAACATAG GGAGCCCAAACAGGAGGACGACGTCCCAGAGGTGGACGTGTGGGACATCCTGAAGAACGCCCGGCCGGACCAGTACGAGAAGATTGCCTTCACCTACGGCATCACGGACCTGAGGGGTCTGCTGCGGAGGATGAAGAAGGTGAAGAAAGAGGTGAAGAAAAGCGAAG CTTTCGCAAAGAAACTGGATCCGGCGTATCAGGCGGACAAAGGTGGAAAGATTCGCCTGGTGGTCGACCTGGCCGACCCCACGGTGGACCTGAAGTGGTACAAGAACGGACAGGAAATCAGATCTTCTCCCAA TCAAAGGAA GTACATTTTTGAGCATAAGGGCACACAGAGGATCATGGTTATCAACAACTGCTCCATGAATGATGACGCAGCATATTCTGTAGCTGCAGGAGATGAAAAATGCTCGACAGAGCTGTTTGTCAAAG AGTTGCCAGTGAAGATAGTAAAAGACATTGAGGCGGTGAAGACCACAGTGAACGAGAGGGTTGAGCTGGAGTGCGAGGTGTCAGAAGAAGGTGCTCAGGTGAAATG gatgAAGAACGGCGTCGAGGTTCCAACCGGCGTGCGCTCCAGATACCGAGTTAAGTGTGAAGGAACGAAACACTTCCTGGTGATCGACGACGCCTCCAGGGAGGACACCGGGACGTACTCAGTCATGGCCACCGGTGGCACGTCCGAAGCCCACGTGCAGGTCGACC TCAAACCGTTGAAGGTGTTCCGGGACCTGGAGGATGCGAAGGTCTTGCTCGGTCAGCCCATCAAGCTGCAGTGCGAGATTTCCCCGGGCAACGTGCCCGGCCGTTGGTACAGAAACGGCCAGCTGATCCAGCCCAATGACCGCATCAACATCGTACACCGGAATAA GGTTCATCGCCTTGAGATTGCGGCCGGCTCCCTTCACGATGCAGGAGACTACACTTTTGTTCCCGAGGGATACTCACAGAGCCTCTCTGCCAAAATTCACATCTTTG ACCCGCCGAGGGTGCATTTGGAGAGCTTGAACTTCCCAGACAACACAGTGACAATTGTGGCGGGAAACAAACTTCGCCTGGAGATCCCCATCAGTGGAGAACCGGCCCCCAGGGTGGTGTGGATGAAGGGAGAGAGG gtGATCCTTGAGTCAGGCAATCGCGTCCGCGCTGAGACGTGCGGCGACCAGACCAGCCTGACGATTGACGTCACGGAGCGCGAGGACATTGGCAACTACAAGATTGTCCTGCAGAACGAGGCTGGCGAAGCCACGGCCAGCGTCAAAATCAAGGTTGTGG ACATCCCTGACCCACCAGAGGCTCCCTTGGTACCCGCAGTGGGTGGTGATTGGTGCTCAATGATATGGGAACCGCCCAAATATGATGGGGGTTCACCAATATTAG GTTACTTCATcgagagaaagaagaaacagAGCTCCAGATGGATGAGGCTCAACTTCGACCAGATCAAAGAGACATCATTTGAACCCAAGAAGATGATTGAAGGAGTGCCGTACGAAGTGCGGATCTTTGCGGTCAACGCCATCGGCGTGTCCAAGCCCAGCGAACCGTCCAAAGCCTTTACTCCCCTCG CTGTGACCAGTGAGCCCACCATGCTGGTTGTGGACGATGTCACCGACACAACAGTGACCGTGAAGTGGCGTCCTCCTGAAACCATCGGAGCTGCCGGTCTGGACGGATACTTAGTGGAGTACTGCGTTGAAGGAA CGGATGATTGGCAGGTTTCCAACAGTGTGCTGACGGAGAAGACTAAGTACACCATCACTGGTTTGACTACTGGGAGTAAAATCTTAGTGAGAGTCAAAGCCATCAACGCTGCCGGAGCCAGCTCTCCACGGACCATTCAGCACGCTCTCCTGGTCAAAGAAGTTATTG AACCACCAAAGATCCGCGTCCCCCGACACCTGAAGCAGACGTACACTCGTAGAGTCGGAGAAGCAGTCAACGTCGTTGTGCCGTTTATG GGAAAGCCCAGGCCTAAGGTCACCTGGCTGAAAGAGGGCACGGCCATAGACCCGACCCACGTCAACATCCGCAACACGGACTGTGACAGCATCGTCTTCATCCGTAAAGCGGAGCGCAGCCACTCTGGAAAGTATGAGATGACTGTGCAGGTTGAAAACCACGTGGACACTGCCGTTCTAGACATACAAGTCGTAG ACCTACCTGGGCCTCCTCAGTGTGTGAACATTGAGGACGTTTGGGGAGGAAATGTGGCTCTGGTCTGGACTCCTCCAAAAGACAACGGCAACGCCCAGATAACAGGCTACACCATACAAAAGGCAGACAAGAAGACAATG GAGTGGTACACGTGCATAGAGCATTACCATCGCACCTGCATCACCATCCCAGAGCTGGTGGTGGGGAACGAGTACTTCTTCAGGATCTTTGCAGAGAACATGTGTGGCCTGAGCGAAACTGCCACCCAAACCAAGAAGAGCGCACTCATCGTCAAAGAAG GCATGCAGTTGAAAACGCACGACTACAACGACCACGACTTCATGGAGCCGCCAAAGTTCACGCAGCCGCTGATCAACACTTTTGCCATCGCCGGCTACAACGCAACTCTCAACTGTAGCGTCCGAGCCAACCCGAGG GCCAAAGTGATCTGGATGAAGAACAAGATGGCGATCCTTGACGACCCGCGCTACCGCATGTTTAGCAACCAGGGAGTGTGCACGCTGGAGATCAGGAAGCCCAGCCCCTATGACGGCGGCATGTACACCTGCAAGGCCATCAACGACCTGGGAGAGGCCCAAGTGGACTGCaagctggaggtcaaag
- the mybpc1 gene encoding myosin-binding protein C, slow-type isoform X7, translating to MPEPTKRDETANGQPEESVAPDSNGVLPLPEISLEISPPPDDDAAASTPSPTPRAEDANSLKKLSIELPNDSVPAMGRKDSVWSLGDGQGPEDLDKPVDTPPRSTLLIESPQSAVILVGGDITFVAKVEAKDLLRKPTIKWFKGKWMDLASKTGKHLQLKETFDRLTKIHTFEMHIVKAKDNYAGNYRCEVTYKDKFDSCSFDLEVKEAEQGSQNIDIRSAFKRSSEGQEDAGELDFSGLLKHREPKQEDDVPEVDVWDILKNARPDQYEKIAFTYGITDLRGLLRRMKKVKKEVKKSEAFAKKLDPAYQADKGGKIRLVVDLADPTVDLKWYKNGQEIRSSPNQRKYIFEHKGTQRIMVINNCSMNDDAAYSVAAGDEKCSTELFVKELPVKIVKDIEAVKTTVNERVELECEVSEEGAQVKWMKNGVEVPTGVRSRYRVKCEGTKHFLVIDDASREDTGTYSVMATGGTSEAHVQVDLKPLKVFRDLEDAKVLLGQPIKLQCEISPGNVPGRWYRNGQLIQPNDRINIVHRNKVHRLEIAAGSLHDAGDYTFVPEGYSQSLSAKIHIFDPPRVHLESLNFPDNTVTIVAGNKLRLEIPISGEPAPRVVWMKGERVILESGNRVRAETCGDQTSLTIDVTEREDIGNYKIVLQNEAGEATASVKIKVVDIPDPPEAPLVPAVGGDWCSMIWEPPKYDGGSPILGYFIERKKKQSSRWMRLNFDQIKETSFEPKKMIEGVPYEVRIFAVNAIGVSKPSEPSKAFTPLAVTSEPTMLVVDDVTDTTVTVKWRPPETIGAAGLDGYLVEYCVEGTDDWQVSNSVLTEKTKYTITGLTTGSKILVRVKAINAAGASSPRTIQHALLVKEVIEPPKIRVPRHLKQTYTRRVGEAVNVVVPFMGKPRPKVTWLKEGTAIDPTHVNIRNTDCDSIVFIRKAERSHSGKYEMTVQVENHVDTAVLDIQVVDLPGPPQCVNIEDVWGGNVALVWTPPKDNGNAQITGYTIQKADKKTMEWYTCIEHYHRTCITIPELVVGNEYFFRIFAENMCGLSETATQTKKSALIVKEGMQLKTHDYNDHDFMEPPKFTQPLINTFAIAGYNATLNCSVRANPRAKVIWMKNKMAILDDPRYRMFSNQGVCTLEIRKPSPYDGGMYTCKAINDLGEAQVDCKLEVKGGFTFYELMKRGVPLHLIDKYMNEKTVEQEK from the exons ATGCCAGAGCCCACGAAGAGAG acGAGACGGCAAACGGCCAGCCTGAAG AAAGTGTTGCCCCAGACAGTAACGGTGTCCTGCCCCTACCTGAGATTTCCTTGGAGATTTCTCCACCCCCAG atgatgatgctgcagcCTCTACCCCGTCCCCAACACCCCGAGCAG AGGACGCCAATTCGCTCAAGAAACTGTCAATTGAGCTGCCTA aTGATAGCGTGCCGGCCATGGGGAGAAAAGACTCAG TGTGGTCTCTGGGAGACGGCCAGGGCCCCGAGGACCTGGACAAGCCCGTGGACACCCCGCCGCGGTCCACCCTGCTGATAGAGAGTCCCCAAAGTGCCGTCATCCTCGTGG GTGGAGACATCACCTTTGTTGCCAAGGTGGAGGCCAAAGATCTCCTCCGCAAACCCACAATCAAGTGGTTCAAAGGAAAATGGATGGATCTGGCTAGCAAGACAGGAAAGCACTTACAGCTGAAAGAAACCTTTGACCGACTGACCAAG ATCCACACATTTGAGATGCACATCGTCAAGGCCAAAGACAACTACGCTGGAAACTACAGGTGTGAAGTCACCTACAAGGACAAGTTTGACAGCTGCTCCTTTGACTTGGAAGTTAAAG AAGCTGAACAGGGCTCACAGAATATTGATATTCGATCGGCTTTCAAAAGAAG CAGTGAAGGACAAGAGGATGCAGGGGAGCTTGACTTTAGTGGTCTCCTTAAACATAG GGAGCCCAAACAGGAGGACGACGTCCCAGAGGTGGACGTGTGGGACATCCTGAAGAACGCCCGGCCGGACCAGTACGAGAAGATTGCCTTCACCTACGGCATCACGGACCTGAGGGGTCTGCTGCGGAGGATGAAGAAGGTGAAGAAAGAGGTGAAGAAAAGCGAAG CTTTCGCAAAGAAACTGGATCCGGCGTATCAGGCGGACAAAGGTGGAAAGATTCGCCTGGTGGTCGACCTGGCCGACCCCACGGTGGACCTGAAGTGGTACAAGAACGGACAGGAAATCAGATCTTCTCCCAA TCAAAGGAA GTACATTTTTGAGCATAAGGGCACACAGAGGATCATGGTTATCAACAACTGCTCCATGAATGATGACGCAGCATATTCTGTAGCTGCAGGAGATGAAAAATGCTCGACAGAGCTGTTTGTCAAAG AGTTGCCAGTGAAGATAGTAAAAGACATTGAGGCGGTGAAGACCACAGTGAACGAGAGGGTTGAGCTGGAGTGCGAGGTGTCAGAAGAAGGTGCTCAGGTGAAATG gatgAAGAACGGCGTCGAGGTTCCAACCGGCGTGCGCTCCAGATACCGAGTTAAGTGTGAAGGAACGAAACACTTCCTGGTGATCGACGACGCCTCCAGGGAGGACACCGGGACGTACTCAGTCATGGCCACCGGTGGCACGTCCGAAGCCCACGTGCAGGTCGACC TCAAACCGTTGAAGGTGTTCCGGGACCTGGAGGATGCGAAGGTCTTGCTCGGTCAGCCCATCAAGCTGCAGTGCGAGATTTCCCCGGGCAACGTGCCCGGCCGTTGGTACAGAAACGGCCAGCTGATCCAGCCCAATGACCGCATCAACATCGTACACCGGAATAA GGTTCATCGCCTTGAGATTGCGGCCGGCTCCCTTCACGATGCAGGAGACTACACTTTTGTTCCCGAGGGATACTCACAGAGCCTCTCTGCCAAAATTCACATCTTTG ACCCGCCGAGGGTGCATTTGGAGAGCTTGAACTTCCCAGACAACACAGTGACAATTGTGGCGGGAAACAAACTTCGCCTGGAGATCCCCATCAGTGGAGAACCGGCCCCCAGGGTGGTGTGGATGAAGGGAGAGAGG gtGATCCTTGAGTCAGGCAATCGCGTCCGCGCTGAGACGTGCGGCGACCAGACCAGCCTGACGATTGACGTCACGGAGCGCGAGGACATTGGCAACTACAAGATTGTCCTGCAGAACGAGGCTGGCGAAGCCACGGCCAGCGTCAAAATCAAGGTTGTGG ACATCCCTGACCCACCAGAGGCTCCCTTGGTACCCGCAGTGGGTGGTGATTGGTGCTCAATGATATGGGAACCGCCCAAATATGATGGGGGTTCACCAATATTAG GTTACTTCATcgagagaaagaagaaacagAGCTCCAGATGGATGAGGCTCAACTTCGACCAGATCAAAGAGACATCATTTGAACCCAAGAAGATGATTGAAGGAGTGCCGTACGAAGTGCGGATCTTTGCGGTCAACGCCATCGGCGTGTCCAAGCCCAGCGAACCGTCCAAAGCCTTTACTCCCCTCG CTGTGACCAGTGAGCCCACCATGCTGGTTGTGGACGATGTCACCGACACAACAGTGACCGTGAAGTGGCGTCCTCCTGAAACCATCGGAGCTGCCGGTCTGGACGGATACTTAGTGGAGTACTGCGTTGAAGGAA CGGATGATTGGCAGGTTTCCAACAGTGTGCTGACGGAGAAGACTAAGTACACCATCACTGGTTTGACTACTGGGAGTAAAATCTTAGTGAGAGTCAAAGCCATCAACGCTGCCGGAGCCAGCTCTCCACGGACCATTCAGCACGCTCTCCTGGTCAAAGAAGTTATTG AACCACCAAAGATCCGCGTCCCCCGACACCTGAAGCAGACGTACACTCGTAGAGTCGGAGAAGCAGTCAACGTCGTTGTGCCGTTTATG GGAAAGCCCAGGCCTAAGGTCACCTGGCTGAAAGAGGGCACGGCCATAGACCCGACCCACGTCAACATCCGCAACACGGACTGTGACAGCATCGTCTTCATCCGTAAAGCGGAGCGCAGCCACTCTGGAAAGTATGAGATGACTGTGCAGGTTGAAAACCACGTGGACACTGCCGTTCTAGACATACAAGTCGTAG ACCTACCTGGGCCTCCTCAGTGTGTGAACATTGAGGACGTTTGGGGAGGAAATGTGGCTCTGGTCTGGACTCCTCCAAAAGACAACGGCAACGCCCAGATAACAGGCTACACCATACAAAAGGCAGACAAGAAGACAATG GAGTGGTACACGTGCATAGAGCATTACCATCGCACCTGCATCACCATCCCAGAGCTGGTGGTGGGGAACGAGTACTTCTTCAGGATCTTTGCAGAGAACATGTGTGGCCTGAGCGAAACTGCCACCCAAACCAAGAAGAGCGCACTCATCGTCAAAGAAG GCATGCAGTTGAAAACGCACGACTACAACGACCACGACTTCATGGAGCCGCCAAAGTTCACGCAGCCGCTGATCAACACTTTTGCCATCGCCGGCTACAACGCAACTCTCAACTGTAGCGTCCGAGCCAACCCGAGG GCCAAAGTGATCTGGATGAAGAACAAGATGGCGATCCTTGACGACCCGCGCTACCGCATGTTTAGCAACCAGGGAGTGTGCACGCTGGAGATCAGGAAGCCCAGCCCCTATGACGGCGGCATGTACACCTGCAAGGCCATCAACGACCTGGGAGAGGCCCAAGTGGACTGCaagctggaggtcaaag